The following are from one region of the Phormidium sp. PBR-2020 genome:
- a CDS encoding DUF1350 family protein has translation MAQRVPDWQEVTGSSVLIPSRPKGIIHFLGGAFVATAPKYTYRFLLEYLASQGYLVIATPLINTLNHKEMAQESLNRFEQTCDRLYARGQLRQRGLPVYGVGHSLGCKLHLLISSLFSVKRAGNVFMAYNNYPARRSIPFVDQLSVLTDVEFTPSPEQTEALIANHYGVRRNLLIKFQDDTIDQTLMLRPVLEKMFPDWVSFRVLKGTHLTPIAQDIPWDVGQSFSPLDAMAQWVKQGLSRDLKILTQEVGFWLDPTTVR, from the coding sequence ATGGCTCAACGGGTCCCAGATTGGCAAGAGGTAACGGGGAGTTCGGTACTCATTCCCAGTCGTCCTAAGGGAATTATTCACTTTCTCGGTGGGGCGTTTGTCGCCACAGCCCCGAAATACACCTATCGTTTCTTGTTGGAGTATTTAGCGAGTCAGGGCTATCTGGTCATTGCTACCCCCTTGATTAATACCCTCAATCATAAGGAAATGGCTCAGGAGTCCCTGAACCGTTTTGAACAGACCTGCGATCGCCTCTACGCCAGGGGCCAACTGCGTCAACGAGGATTGCCGGTTTACGGGGTTGGTCATAGTCTCGGCTGTAAACTCCATCTCCTCATTAGTAGTCTGTTTAGCGTCAAGCGGGCCGGCAATGTGTTTATGGCCTATAACAATTATCCGGCCCGGCGATCGATTCCCTTTGTTGATCAGCTTTCGGTGCTGACGGATGTAGAATTTACCCCATCTCCAGAACAAACCGAAGCATTAATCGCCAATCACTATGGAGTCCGCCGTAATCTTCTGATTAAGTTCCAAGATGACACCATTGACCAAACCCTGATGCTGCGTCCCGTGTTGGAGAAGATGTTTCCCGATTGGGTCAGTTTTCGGGTTCTCAAGGGGACTCATCTGACTCCCATTGCTCAGGATATCCCCTGGGACGTGGGACAGTCTTTCTCCCCCCTGGATGCGATGGCTCAATGGGTGAAACAGGGACTCTCTCGGGATTTGAAGATTCTTACGCAAGAAGTGGGATTCTGGCTCGATCCGACGACGGTGAGATGA
- a CDS encoding NF038130 family PEP-CTERM protein — protein MSGLLQKTLIGSSVIGMGVFAAVPGLAFSLTNPTLNDQPYLLYEQVGNSTELNNNADLATLLQGDINNPGGHVELSGILGSPDSADMKNATTLSGFLNGEKIQVSSLTKDDWLNPYGGYNSFAEKWFYEAWHTQETGLQAWMKEEALKNLGISNLTFGFAQFGFLNNNGYARFSDPNVNYVNMANDGTISIGLAGHLDHYTGLNLSEVVRVDYDGKTHYLYQMGSALASGLVNDQGEGADGESHKGLYNLTLPGNPPVTDIPEPSTMLGLLGVAGLGLMKRRQS, from the coding sequence ATGTCTGGATTACTTCAAAAAACCCTAATCGGCAGTTCCGTCATCGGAATGGGCGTGTTTGCCGCCGTTCCTGGCTTAGCCTTTAGCCTGACAAATCCAACTCTCAACGACCAACCCTATCTTCTCTACGAACAGGTTGGCAATTCTACCGAGCTCAACAACAACGCGGATTTAGCCACTCTGCTGCAAGGGGACATCAACAATCCTGGCGGTCATGTTGAGCTATCGGGCATCCTCGGCAGTCCCGACTCCGCCGACATGAAGAATGCCACCACTCTATCCGGCTTCTTGAATGGTGAAAAAATTCAAGTCAGCAGCCTCACCAAGGATGACTGGTTAAATCCCTATGGTGGCTACAATAGCTTTGCCGAAAAATGGTTTTATGAAGCGTGGCATACCCAGGAGACGGGTTTGCAAGCTTGGATGAAAGAAGAAGCTTTGAAAAATTTAGGGATCTCTAATCTTACGTTCGGCTTCGCCCAGTTCGGCTTTTTGAACAATAACGGCTACGCTCGGTTTAGTGACCCCAACGTCAACTATGTGAATATGGCCAATGATGGTACGATCTCCATTGGTTTGGCTGGACACCTTGACCACTACACCGGTTTGAACTTGAGCGAAGTTGTCCGAGTGGATTATGACGGTAAGACGCACTACCTCTATCAAATGGGGTCAGCACTGGCGTCGGGTTTAGTCAACGATCAAGGGGAAGGTGCTGATGGTGAGTCTCATAAAGGTTTGTACAACCTGACGCTTCCTGGCAACCCTCCTGTTACCGATATTCCTGAACCCTCCACGATGTTAGGACTGTTGGGCGTTGCTGGACTGGGTTTGATGAAACGTCGCCAGTCTTAG
- a CDS encoding Uma2 family endonuclease → MSPESMSDALMPEKDLQPWQPPPPPSNLVFDDGEPLESHRHRLAMNLLIDSVEVTLSHREDYFVGGNMFVYYSRDQAMNRDFRGPDCFVVLDVPGDRDRRGWIVWEEEGRYPDIIIELMSPSTAQVDLTQKKDLYERTFRTPEYFVYDPFKPESLRGWRLESDNGYQELEPNENGWLWCSQLQHWLGLWSGRIHRERAIWLRFYTPEGELVQLPREVERQRAEAEHQRAEAERRRAEVEQQRAEAEQQRAERLAAKLRELGVNPEEL, encoded by the coding sequence ATGTCACCCGAGAGTATGTCAGACGCATTGATGCCAGAGAAAGACCTTCAGCCCTGGCAACCGCCTCCCCCACCCAGCAATTTAGTATTTGATGACGGAGAACCCTTGGAAAGCCATCGTCACCGCCTGGCTATGAATCTGCTGATTGACTCAGTGGAAGTCACCCTTAGTCATCGTGAGGATTACTTTGTTGGCGGTAATATGTTCGTCTATTACAGTCGGGACCAAGCCATGAATCGAGATTTTCGTGGCCCCGATTGTTTTGTGGTGTTGGATGTTCCGGGCGATCGCGATCGCCGGGGCTGGATTGTTTGGGAAGAGGAGGGACGCTATCCAGACATCATTATTGAGTTGATGTCCCCGAGTACGGCCCAGGTCGACTTAACTCAGAAGAAGGATCTCTATGAGCGGACGTTCCGTACCCCGGAATACTTTGTCTATGATCCGTTTAAACCTGAGTCTCTGAGGGGATGGCGACTGGAGTCTGACAATGGCTATCAGGAACTGGAGCCAAATGAGAATGGCTGGCTGTGGTGTTCTCAACTGCAACATTGGCTAGGACTTTGGTCGGGACGCATTCACCGCGAACGGGCAATTTGGCTGCGGTTCTATACCCCAGAAGGAGAGTTAGTCCAGCTTCCCCGAGAGGTGGAACGTCAGCGGGCCGAAGCGGAACATCAACGAGCCGAAGCTGAACGCCGACGAGCCGAAGTCGAACAGCAACGAGCCGAAGCCGAACAGCAACGCGCTGAACGACTGGCGGCGAAACTGCGAGAACTGGGGGTGAATCCTGAGGAACTCTAG